In Fundulus heteroclitus isolate FHET01 chromosome 18, MU-UCD_Fhet_4.1, whole genome shotgun sequence, a single genomic region encodes these proteins:
- the brwd1 gene encoding bromodomain and WD repeat-containing protein 3 isoform X1: MAKSRNISLLESELYYLISRFLTTGPCRRAAEVLASELEENQLLPGRLDWLGNEHPRTYEDVVAANRHVAPDHLLQICKQIGPLLDREVPSCVPGVHSLLGCGKQSMLRSAKDFDSVQLKASSYAALHRGRPPERPLNQKQPPHQVKVHRGRELTGVQRFSSISPVSTYEHMRLHRRILGHLSAVYCIAFDRTGLRIFTGSDDCLVKIWSSFDGRLHSTLRGHSAEITDLAVNYENTLIAAGSCDKTIRVWCLRTCAPVAVLQGHSGSITSLQFSPFAKGSKRYMLSTGTDATVCFWQWDADNINFSDRPHKFTERPRPGIQTVCSSFSPGGMFLATGSTDDVIRIYYMGSGSPEKISELHEHTDKVDSIQFCHSGERFVSGSRDGTARVWKLHQRQRWRCILLNMSATLPGAEPTNEEESYFKPKVTMVAWDRHDNTVVTAVNNHLLKVWNSYTGQLLHILKGHEAEVFVLEPHPFDPRIILSAGHDGNVFIWDLQRGTNTQHYFNMIEGQGHGAVFDCKFTPDGQRFACTDSHGHLLIFGFGSSKPYEKLPDQVFFHTDYRPLIRDANGFVLDEQTQQAPHLMPPPFLVDVDGNPHPPRYQRLVPGRENIAAEHLVPQLGYVATSDGEVVEQVISQQTAEPEEISVRRSSLLDEAIRQLQQQQDRQNQPGTEAAPGPEARPEGPVLAPAPSTPRRVSVNDRADVHSSPNVGLRRSGQVEGVRQMHQNAPRSQMATERDLQAWRRRVVVPELATSNYRNQEDVRTARGDEEVLLYNTKKRRIAYGSCRDDSDEEPSAAKKVNGSRGSAEFIEFSCEEGEETATSDIHSEDNELDGSELDSSNDDLEWTSDSSNHTSSEYSDWTADAGINLQPSTPLSSRKRARCRLISSEEEEDEENEEEEERQQSEEEEKPAKESKEKAKKAKAKSPRRPKPRPSINREVSNEFRPSAWITDVIPRKSPFVPQMGDEVIYFRQGHEAYVEAVSRSELYPINLEKQPWKKMELRDQEFVKITGIKYEVCPPTLCCLKLTLIDHGTKKITDKSFSIKYHDMPDVIDFLVLRQSYDEALRRNWQPNDRFRSVIDDAWWFGTLVCQEPYQPEYPDSLFQCFKVRWDNGETEKLSPWDVEPIQEDALQPDTDGGGIPATAEEMKELMYKPVPGEWGERSRDEECERIIAGVEQLITLEIAAPFSGPVDLVQYPTYCTVIAYPTDLGTIRLRLINRFYRRLSALVWEARYIAHNARTFNEPRSKIAHSAKIISSVLQKFVNNPSCTDILEIYNAVEEMDDDDEEEDTEAPGTSSGHRLRQHSEVVPDRESWKEQCRHLVNYIFDCEDSEPFRQPVDPENYPDYLDIIDTPMDFGTVKRTLEEDRYDNPIELCKDTRLIFANAKAYTPNKRSKIYSMTLRLSAFFEEQIRTIISEYKTAVKSSDRLRRSQRFRKKMQQLDQASAATRFILPRLCQKKPSVKTQEKLESMSVTKSTSAKVSVPERARRSRGRSSGRSSSEDDSGSKAASSTPESESDNEQSDSDEEETRPASSKRHQSRHKVRVTRSKASKKKKKAAKSDSEEDDDEEEECESEGEEEDEGDVSSKSSDHHYCSRSTRQTRNRTARDGTRAEGKAEMNGHSSRASRRERRSHRNSDRASSSHDSGRKEDAAGPRLLKRKTARAAVSKMKLLEASDEDEEEERRPTQSGSSSRLRHTARTAKRTAVIQSSSESDGKSSTGDSQESTQESDSESTGEEDATGSDASSSSQTKRNGVNKSIRQKKTKHAAKTRGNDTSSQVNGHSGKPRLESNSEQEETGKEEEERAPSSLKPFRRTAGRSRIVSEEEGGHEGRTARKKAHHVSSDEDDGAQKRPQQNGRGEDEPIQRDSNKKSKVSPSKSQDKQKPASTKQLGGAESDELSDPPRRSSPRKKGTRRAKLDRSGSSDGSDLEKRRPTRAKSKRPRTASASESSEQEAKPRKKSRRKRSTGSSDEESDLSDNASNRRLTLRALPKKKYIVDNSLSEDDLTGANQRRLRNGSKRDSREERCNTGVPKRASPSEGRNQISSKRKRIYTSDSEDEEEEGPKGRLNKSNSNSRSGSSKSSKKESYDGKGSDTSSHSDSRKEEEEDNVRSTRARKNLRPPKPKRKESYSSSKHSSDSESEQMSASENSFSSSGSHSSPKRRSRTRTERTSGRQLRQRRHQPVSEEDSDESYSKPQRKRRVNTRNRGKRTVSYRDSE, encoded by the exons TCGCTGCCAACAGACATGTTGCGCCCGACCATTTGCTGCAGATATGTAAGCAAATCGGACCACTCCTCGACAGAGAGGTGCCGTCATGCGTCCCAGGTGTGCACTCCCTCCTGGGCTGTGGGAAGCAGTCCATGCTTCGGTCCGCAAAAG acttCGACAGTGTGCAGCTCAAAGCTTCATCATATGCAGCCCTACATCGGGGCAGACCACCAGAGAGGCCTTTGAACCAGAAGCAACCTCCACACCAGG TGAAGGTGCATCGGGGGAGGGAGCTGACCGGAGTCCAGCGCTTCAGCTCCATCAGTCCTGTCAGCACCTATGAGCACATGCGTCTGCATAGGCGGATCCTGGGACACCTGTCTGCAGTGTACTGCATCGCCTTTGATCGCACCGGTCTCAGGATCTTCACA ggctCAGATGATTGTTTGGTGAAGATTTGGTCTTCATTTGACGGACGGCTTCATTCGACGTTGAGAGGACACTCTGCAGAAATCACAGACTTGGCTGTCAACTATGAAAACACACTAATCGCCGCAGGAAGCTGCGACAAGACCATCCGTGTGTGGTGCCTTCGTACCTGCGCCCCCGTGGCTGTGCTGCAGGGGCACAGCGGATCCATTACCTCCCTTCAG TTTTCACCTTTTGCCAAGGGCTCCAAGCGTTACATGCTGTCCACTGGAACGGATGCGACTGTCTGCTTCTGGCAGTGGGACGCCGACAACATCAACTTCAG CGACCGACCACACAAATTCACAGAGCGGCCGAGGCCCGGGATCCAGACCGTGTGCTCCTCGTTCAGTCCAG GCGGGATGTTCTTAGCAACAGGAAGTACAGACGATGTCATTAGAATCTATTACATGGGAAGCGGGAGTCCGGAGAAGATATCAGAGCTCCACGAGCACACG GATAAAGTGGACAGCATCCAGTTTTGCCACTCAGGTGAAAG GTTCGTTAGCGGGAGTCGAGACGGAACCGCTCGAGTCTGGAAGCTCCATCAGCGGCAGCGGTGGAGGTGCATCTTACTCAACATGTCTGCAACTCTGCCAGG TGCTGAACCGACAAATGAAGAGGAAAGCTACTTTAAACCAAAAGTTACCATGGTTGCGTGGGATCGCCATGACAATACAGTCGTCACGGCCGTTAACAACCATCTCCTCAAAGTGTGGAACTCCTACACAGGACAGCTGCTACATATCCTTAAA GGCCACGAGGCTGAGGTGTTTGTCCTCGAACCTCACCCTTTTGATCCCAGGATCATCCTGTCTGCTGGCCACGACGGGAACGTCTTCATCTGGGATCTGCAGCGAGGAACCAACACGCAGCATTACTTCAACATG ATTGAAGGTCAGGGTCATGGCGCTGTATTTGACTGCAAATTCACTCCTGATGGTCAGCGGTTTGCCTGCACAGACTCCCACGGCCATCTGCTCATCTTCGGCTTCGGCAGCTCCAAACCCTATGAAAAG CTTCCAGACCAGGTGTTCTTCCACACAGATTACAGGCCGCTGATTCGAGACGCCAATGGCTTTGTGTTGGACGAGCAGACGCAGCAAGCACCCCATCTGATGCCCCCTCCGTTCTTGGTCGATGTAGATGGAaacccccacccacccag ATACCAGCGCCTCGTCCCGGGGAGAGAGAACATAGCGGCCGAGCACCTGGTTCCTCAGCTGGGATATGTAGCCACCA GTGATGGAGAAGTGGTGGAGCAGGTGATCAGCCAGCAGACCGCAGAACCCGAGGAGATCTCGGTGAGACGTAGCAGCCTCCTAGACGAGGCGATCCGacagctgcagcaacaacaggacCGGCAGAACCAGCCCGGCACAGAAGCGGCGCCGGGTCCTGAGGCCAGACCAGAAGGCCCGGTGTTGGCGCCAGCACCAAGCACTCCGCGCAGAG TGTCCGTGAATGACCGGGCGGACGTCCACTCGTCTCCTAATGTGGGCCTGAGACGAAGCGGACAAGTGGAGGGGGTAAGGCAGATGCACCAAAACGCTCCTCGTAGTCAGATGGCCACGGAGAGGGACCTGCAGGCCTGGAGACGCAGGGTGGTGGTACCAGAACTGGCAACCAGCAACTATAG GAACCAGGAGGATGTTCGAACAGcgagaggagacgaggaggtGCTCCTGTACAACACCAAGAAGAGAAGGATCGCCTACGGCAGCTGTCGG GACGATTCCGACGAGGAACCCTCCGCCGCAAAGAAGGTTAACGGCAGCCGAGGTTCAGCAGAGTTCATCGAGTTCTCGTGTGAAGAAGGCGAGGAGACGGCTACTTCGGACATACACTCCGAG GACAACGAACTGGACGGCAGTGAGCTGGATTCCTCCAATGACGATCTAGAGTGGACCAGTGACTCCTCGAA CCATACTTCCAGCGAGTACTCGGACTGGACAGCAGACGCCGGCATAAACCTGCAGCCCTCCACCCCGCTGTCGTCGCGTAAGCGAGCCAGGTGCAGGCTCATCAGCtccgaggaagaggaggacgaagaaaacgaggaagaggaggagaggcagcaaagcgaggaggaggaaaaacctGCGAAGGAAAGCAAAGAGAAAGCTAAGAAAGCCAAAGCCAAGTCACCCCGG CGTCCAAAGCCCCGGCCGTCTATCAACAGGGAAGTGTCGAACGAGTTCAGGCCGTCGGCGTGGATCACCGACGTCATTCCCAGGAAGTCTCCTTTTGTTCCACAGATGGGCGATGAG GTGATCTACTTTCGTCAGGGCCATGAGGCCTATGTTGAGGCTGTGAGTCGAAGTGAGCTTTATCCCATCAACCTGGAAAAACAGCCGTGGAAAAAAATGGAGCTGCGG GACCAAGAGTTCGTGAAGATCACTGGGATTAAATATGAAGTTTGCCCTCCAACGCTCTGCTGTCTGAAGCTGACTCTGATCGACCACGGCACCAAGAAAATCACCGACAAGTCATTTTCTATCAA GTACCATGACATGCCAGATGTGATCGACTTTCTGGTGCTGAGGCAAAGTTACGATGAGGCGCTGCGTCGAAATTGGCAACCAA ACGACCGGTTTCGCTCAGTGATAGACGACGCCTGGTGGTTTGGGACCCTTGTCTGTCAAGAGCCGTACCAGCCAGAATACCCAGACAGCCTCTTCCAGTGCTTCAAAGTCAG GTGGGACAATGGAGAAACGGAAAAACTCAGTCCCTGGGACGTGGAACCTATTCAGGAGGACG CCCTGCAGCCAGACACGGACGGAGGAGGCATCCCTGCCACAGCAGAAGAGATGAAGGAGCTGATGTACAAACCTGTACCAGGGGAGTGGGGTGAGAGGAGCAGGGACGAGGAGTGTGAACGCATCATCGCTGGTGTCGAGCAGCTCATTACGCTCG AAATTGCCGCTCCGTTCTCTGGTCCAGTGGACTTAGTCCAGTATCCTACCTACTGCACCGTGATTGCCTATCCCACAGATCTGGGCACAATCAGACTGCGGCTCATCAACAGATTCTACAG GCGCCTCTCTGCGTTAGTTTGGGAAGCCAGGTATATTGCACATAACGCCCGCACTTTCAATGAGCCAAGGAGCAAGATTGCCCACTCTGCAAAAATCATCTCAAGCGTCCTCCAGAAGTTTGTCAA TAATCCAAGCTGCACAGATATCCTGGAGATTTACAATGCAGTGGAGGAAATGGATGACGATGACGAG GAAGAAGACACAGAGGCACCAGGTACATCCTCTGGACACAGACTGCGTCAG CACTCTGAGGTGGTGCCAGACCGAGAATCCTGGAAGGAACAGTGTAGGCATCTGGTCAACTACATATTTGATTGTGAAGACTCAGAACCATTCAGACAGCCTGTGGATCCTGAGAACTATCCT GATTATCTTGACATTATTGATACTCCAATGGACTTTGGCACGGTGAAAAGGACCCTGGAGGAAGATCGCTATGACAACCCTATAGAGCTGTGCAAAGACACGCGGTTAATATTTGCCAATGCCAAGGCTTACACGCCCAACAAACGCTCCAAG ATTTACAGCATGACCTTGCGACTCTCTGCCTTCTTCGAGGAGCAGATCAGAACAATCATATCGGAGTACAAAACCGCTGTCAAAAGCAGTGACAGGCTGCGCCGCAGTCAGAGGTTTCGCAAGAAAatgcagcagctggatcagGCGTCGGCCGCAACAAGGTTCATCTTGCCTCGCCTGTG TCAAAAAAAGCCCAGTGTCAAAACTCAGGAAAAATTGGAGTCCATGTCCGTAACGAAATCTACCTCAGCCAAAGTGTCTGTCCCCGAGAGAGCGAGGCGGAGTCGCGGCAGAAGCTCAGGTCGCAGCTCCTCAGAGGACGACTCCGGCTCCAAAGCTGCCTCATCCACACCAG AGTCTGAAAGCGACAACGAGCAGAGTGATTCAGACGAGGAGGAGACGCGTCCAGCTTCTTCAAAGCGTCATCAAAGCAGACACAAAGTCAGAGTTACAAGGAGCAAAGCttccaagaagaagaaaaaag CTGCTAAGAGCGACAGTGAGGAGGACgacgatgaagaggaggaatgcgAGAGTGAAGGTGAGGAGGAAGACGAAGGAGACGTTTCCTCCAAGTCCTCAGATCACCACTATTGCAGCAGGAGCACACGgcagaccagaaacagaactgCCAGAGACGGAACAAGAGCAG AAGGCAAAGCAGAAATGAACGGGCACAGCAGCAGGGCATCTCGTCGAGAAAGGCGGAGTCACCGCAACTCTGACAGAGCCTCCTCCTCCCATGACTCCGGCAGGAAGGAGGACGCGGCCGGTCCCAGGCTGCTCAAGAGAAAGACTGCAAGGGCTGCGGTGAGTAAGATGAAGCTCCTGGAAGCATCTGATGAAGAcgaagaggaagagaggaggcCGACACAAAGCGGCAGCAGTAGTAGGCTGCGCCACACGGCTCGTACGGCCAAACGCACGGCGGTGATTCAGAGCAGCTCCGAGTCGGATGGAAAGTCGTCGACTGGAG ATTCCCAGGAATCTACTCAGGAATCTGACAGTGAATCCACGGGTGAGGAAGATGCCACTGGGAGTGATGCCTCATCATCCTCCCAGACCAAACGGAACGGAGTCAACAAGTCCATCAGGCAGAAGAAAACGAAACACGCTGCCAAGACCAGAGGAAATG atACTTCGTCCCAAGTGAATGGACACAGTGGAAAACCTAGACTTGAGAGCAACTCTGAGCAAGAAGAAACaggaaaagaggaggaagagcgGGCACCCTCGTCTCTAAAACCTTTCAGGAGGACAGCTGGAAGAAGCAGGATTGTCAGCGAGGAGGAGGGGGGCCACGAGGGCCGAACCGCACGGAAAAAAGCCCACCACGTAAGCTCGGACGAAGACGACGGCGCCCAGAAACGGCCGCAACAAAACGGAAGGGGCGAAGACGAACCCATCCAGAGGGACtccaacaaaaaaagcaaagtctCACCATCAAAAAGccaagacaaacaaaaacctgCCTCAACTAAACAACTGGGCGGTGCCGAGTCGGATGAGCTCAGCGACCCTCCGAGACGCTCCAGCCCTAGGAAGAAGGGGACGAGGAGAGCAAAGCTGGACAGAAGCGGTTCCAGCGACGGCTCGGACCTTGAAAAGAGGAGACCCACGAGAGCCAAGAGCAAAAGGCCTCGCACCGCCTCAGCTTCAGAAAGTTCAGAGCAGGAGGCCAAACCCCGGAAGAAGTCGAGGCGGAAGCGCTCCACCGGGTCGTCCGACGAGGAGTCGGATCTTTCCGACAACGCGTCCAACAGGAGGCTCACCCTTCGAGCTCTGCCGAAAAAGAAATACATCGTGGACAACTCTCTTTCCGAGGACGACCTGACCGGAGCAAACCAGCGTAGGCTGAGAAACGGAAGCAAGCGAGACTCGAGGGAAGAGAGGTGCAACACGGGAGTCCCCAAGAGAGCGTCTCCCAGCGAAGGAAGGAATCAGATCTCTTCCAAGAGGAAACGGATTTACACCTCAGACTCCGAggacgaggaggaagaggggCCGAAGGGCCGTCTAAACAAAAGCAATAGCAACAGCAGGTCCGGCTCCTCCAAGAGCTCTAAAAAGGAGTCCTATGACGGCAAAGGTAGCGACACTTCCTCTCACTCCGACtccaggaaggaggaggaggaggataacGTCCGCTCGACCAGGGCGAGGAAAAACTTGAGGCCGCCAAAGCctaaaaggaaggaaagctacagcagcagcaaacaCAGTTCAGACTCGGAGAGCGAGCAGATGTCAGCCTCTGAAAACTCCTTTTCCAGCTCAGGGTCCCACAGCAGTCCAAAGAGGAGGAGCCGCACGCGGACTGAAAGGACCTCAGGCCGCCAGCTCAGGCAGCGGCGCCATCAGCCCGTCTCCGAGGAGGACAGCGACGAGTCGTACAGCAAACCGCAGAGGAAGAGACGCGTGAACACCCGCAACCGAGGCAAGAGGACTGTGAGCTATCGCGACAGCGAATGA
- the brwd1 gene encoding bromodomain and WD repeat-containing protein 1 isoform X3 — protein MAKSRNISLLESELYYLISRFLTTGPCRRAAEVLASELEENQLLPGRLDWLGNEHPRTYEDVVAANRHVAPDHLLQICKQIGPLLDREVPSCVPGVHSLLGCGKQSMLRSAKDFDSVQLKASSYAALHRGRPPERPLNQKQPPHQVKVHRGRELTGVQRFSSISPVSTYEHMRLHRRILGHLSAVYCIAFDRTGLRIFTGSDDCLVKIWSSFDGRLHSTLRGHSAEITDLAVNYENTLIAAGSCDKTIRVWCLRTCAPVAVLQGHSGSITSLQFSPFAKGSKRYMLSTGTDATVCFWQWDADNINFSDRPHKFTERPRPGIQTVCSSFSPGGMFLATGSTDDVIRIYYMGSGSPEKISELHEHTDKVDSIQFCHSGERFVSGSRDGTARVWKLHQRQRWRCILLNMSATLPGAEPTNEEESYFKPKVTMVAWDRHDNTVVTAVNNHLLKVWNSYTGQLLHILKGHEAEVFVLEPHPFDPRIILSAGHDGNVFIWDLQRGTNTQHYFNMIEGQGHGAVFDCKFTPDGQRFACTDSHGHLLIFGFGSSKPYEKLPDQVFFHTDYRPLIRDANGFVLDEQTQQAPHLMPPPFLVDVDGNPHPPRYQRLVPGRENIAAEHLVPQLGYVATSDGEVVEQVISQQTAEPEEISVRRSSLLDEAIRQLQQQQDRQNQPGTEAAPGPEARPEGPVLAPAPSTPRRVSVNDRADVHSSPNVGLRRSGQVEGVRQMHQNAPRSQMATERDLQAWRRRVVVPELATSNYRNQEDVRTARGDEEVLLYNTKKRRIAYGSCRDDSDEEPSAAKKVNGSRGSAEFIEFSCEEGEETATSDIHSEDNELDGSELDSSNDDLEWTSDSSNHTSSEYSDWTADAGINLQPSTPLSSRKRARCRLISSEEEEDEENEEEEERQQSEEEEKPAKESKEKAKKAKAKSPRRPKPRPSINREVSNEFRPSAWITDVIPRKSPFVPQMGDEVIYFRQGHEAYVEAVSRSELYPINLEKQPWKKMELRDQEFVKITGIKYEVCPPTLCCLKLTLIDHGTKKITDKSFSIKYHDMPDVIDFLVLRQSYDEALRRNWQPNDRFRSVIDDAWWFGTLVCQEPYQPEYPDSLFQCFKVRWDNGETEKLSPWDVEPIQEDALQPDTDGGGIPATAEEMKELMYKPVPGEWGERSRDEECERIIAGVEQLITLEIAAPFSGPVDLVQYPTYCTVIAYPTDLGTIRLRLINRFYRRLSALVWEARYIAHNARTFNEPRSKIAHSAKIISSVLQKFVNNPSCTDILEIYNAVEEMDDDDEEEDTEAPGTSSGHRLRQHSEVVPDRESWKEQCRHLVNYIFDCEDSEPFRQPVDPENYPDYLDIIDTPMDFGTVKRTLEEDRYDNPIELCKDTRLIFANAKAYTPNKRSKIYSMTLRLSAFFEEQIRTIISEYKTAVKSSDRLRRSQRFRKKMQQLDQASAATRFILPRLCQKKPSVKTQEKLESMSVTKSTSAKVSVPERARRSRGRSSGRSSSEDDSGSKAASSTPESESDNEQSDSDEEETRPASSKRHQSRHKVRVTRSKASKKKKKSC, from the exons TCGCTGCCAACAGACATGTTGCGCCCGACCATTTGCTGCAGATATGTAAGCAAATCGGACCACTCCTCGACAGAGAGGTGCCGTCATGCGTCCCAGGTGTGCACTCCCTCCTGGGCTGTGGGAAGCAGTCCATGCTTCGGTCCGCAAAAG acttCGACAGTGTGCAGCTCAAAGCTTCATCATATGCAGCCCTACATCGGGGCAGACCACCAGAGAGGCCTTTGAACCAGAAGCAACCTCCACACCAGG TGAAGGTGCATCGGGGGAGGGAGCTGACCGGAGTCCAGCGCTTCAGCTCCATCAGTCCTGTCAGCACCTATGAGCACATGCGTCTGCATAGGCGGATCCTGGGACACCTGTCTGCAGTGTACTGCATCGCCTTTGATCGCACCGGTCTCAGGATCTTCACA ggctCAGATGATTGTTTGGTGAAGATTTGGTCTTCATTTGACGGACGGCTTCATTCGACGTTGAGAGGACACTCTGCAGAAATCACAGACTTGGCTGTCAACTATGAAAACACACTAATCGCCGCAGGAAGCTGCGACAAGACCATCCGTGTGTGGTGCCTTCGTACCTGCGCCCCCGTGGCTGTGCTGCAGGGGCACAGCGGATCCATTACCTCCCTTCAG TTTTCACCTTTTGCCAAGGGCTCCAAGCGTTACATGCTGTCCACTGGAACGGATGCGACTGTCTGCTTCTGGCAGTGGGACGCCGACAACATCAACTTCAG CGACCGACCACACAAATTCACAGAGCGGCCGAGGCCCGGGATCCAGACCGTGTGCTCCTCGTTCAGTCCAG GCGGGATGTTCTTAGCAACAGGAAGTACAGACGATGTCATTAGAATCTATTACATGGGAAGCGGGAGTCCGGAGAAGATATCAGAGCTCCACGAGCACACG GATAAAGTGGACAGCATCCAGTTTTGCCACTCAGGTGAAAG GTTCGTTAGCGGGAGTCGAGACGGAACCGCTCGAGTCTGGAAGCTCCATCAGCGGCAGCGGTGGAGGTGCATCTTACTCAACATGTCTGCAACTCTGCCAGG TGCTGAACCGACAAATGAAGAGGAAAGCTACTTTAAACCAAAAGTTACCATGGTTGCGTGGGATCGCCATGACAATACAGTCGTCACGGCCGTTAACAACCATCTCCTCAAAGTGTGGAACTCCTACACAGGACAGCTGCTACATATCCTTAAA GGCCACGAGGCTGAGGTGTTTGTCCTCGAACCTCACCCTTTTGATCCCAGGATCATCCTGTCTGCTGGCCACGACGGGAACGTCTTCATCTGGGATCTGCAGCGAGGAACCAACACGCAGCATTACTTCAACATG ATTGAAGGTCAGGGTCATGGCGCTGTATTTGACTGCAAATTCACTCCTGATGGTCAGCGGTTTGCCTGCACAGACTCCCACGGCCATCTGCTCATCTTCGGCTTCGGCAGCTCCAAACCCTATGAAAAG CTTCCAGACCAGGTGTTCTTCCACACAGATTACAGGCCGCTGATTCGAGACGCCAATGGCTTTGTGTTGGACGAGCAGACGCAGCAAGCACCCCATCTGATGCCCCCTCCGTTCTTGGTCGATGTAGATGGAaacccccacccacccag ATACCAGCGCCTCGTCCCGGGGAGAGAGAACATAGCGGCCGAGCACCTGGTTCCTCAGCTGGGATATGTAGCCACCA GTGATGGAGAAGTGGTGGAGCAGGTGATCAGCCAGCAGACCGCAGAACCCGAGGAGATCTCGGTGAGACGTAGCAGCCTCCTAGACGAGGCGATCCGacagctgcagcaacaacaggacCGGCAGAACCAGCCCGGCACAGAAGCGGCGCCGGGTCCTGAGGCCAGACCAGAAGGCCCGGTGTTGGCGCCAGCACCAAGCACTCCGCGCAGAG TGTCCGTGAATGACCGGGCGGACGTCCACTCGTCTCCTAATGTGGGCCTGAGACGAAGCGGACAAGTGGAGGGGGTAAGGCAGATGCACCAAAACGCTCCTCGTAGTCAGATGGCCACGGAGAGGGACCTGCAGGCCTGGAGACGCAGGGTGGTGGTACCAGAACTGGCAACCAGCAACTATAG GAACCAGGAGGATGTTCGAACAGcgagaggagacgaggaggtGCTCCTGTACAACACCAAGAAGAGAAGGATCGCCTACGGCAGCTGTCGG GACGATTCCGACGAGGAACCCTCCGCCGCAAAGAAGGTTAACGGCAGCCGAGGTTCAGCAGAGTTCATCGAGTTCTCGTGTGAAGAAGGCGAGGAGACGGCTACTTCGGACATACACTCCGAG GACAACGAACTGGACGGCAGTGAGCTGGATTCCTCCAATGACGATCTAGAGTGGACCAGTGACTCCTCGAA CCATACTTCCAGCGAGTACTCGGACTGGACAGCAGACGCCGGCATAAACCTGCAGCCCTCCACCCCGCTGTCGTCGCGTAAGCGAGCCAGGTGCAGGCTCATCAGCtccgaggaagaggaggacgaagaaaacgaggaagaggaggagaggcagcaaagcgaggaggaggaaaaacctGCGAAGGAAAGCAAAGAGAAAGCTAAGAAAGCCAAAGCCAAGTCACCCCGG CGTCCAAAGCCCCGGCCGTCTATCAACAGGGAAGTGTCGAACGAGTTCAGGCCGTCGGCGTGGATCACCGACGTCATTCCCAGGAAGTCTCCTTTTGTTCCACAGATGGGCGATGAG GTGATCTACTTTCGTCAGGGCCATGAGGCCTATGTTGAGGCTGTGAGTCGAAGTGAGCTTTATCCCATCAACCTGGAAAAACAGCCGTGGAAAAAAATGGAGCTGCGG GACCAAGAGTTCGTGAAGATCACTGGGATTAAATATGAAGTTTGCCCTCCAACGCTCTGCTGTCTGAAGCTGACTCTGATCGACCACGGCACCAAGAAAATCACCGACAAGTCATTTTCTATCAA GTACCATGACATGCCAGATGTGATCGACTTTCTGGTGCTGAGGCAAAGTTACGATGAGGCGCTGCGTCGAAATTGGCAACCAA ACGACCGGTTTCGCTCAGTGATAGACGACGCCTGGTGGTTTGGGACCCTTGTCTGTCAAGAGCCGTACCAGCCAGAATACCCAGACAGCCTCTTCCAGTGCTTCAAAGTCAG GTGGGACAATGGAGAAACGGAAAAACTCAGTCCCTGGGACGTGGAACCTATTCAGGAGGACG CCCTGCAGCCAGACACGGACGGAGGAGGCATCCCTGCCACAGCAGAAGAGATGAAGGAGCTGATGTACAAACCTGTACCAGGGGAGTGGGGTGAGAGGAGCAGGGACGAGGAGTGTGAACGCATCATCGCTGGTGTCGAGCAGCTCATTACGCTCG AAATTGCCGCTCCGTTCTCTGGTCCAGTGGACTTAGTCCAGTATCCTACCTACTGCACCGTGATTGCCTATCCCACAGATCTGGGCACAATCAGACTGCGGCTCATCAACAGATTCTACAG GCGCCTCTCTGCGTTAGTTTGGGAAGCCAGGTATATTGCACATAACGCCCGCACTTTCAATGAGCCAAGGAGCAAGATTGCCCACTCTGCAAAAATCATCTCAAGCGTCCTCCAGAAGTTTGTCAA TAATCCAAGCTGCACAGATATCCTGGAGATTTACAATGCAGTGGAGGAAATGGATGACGATGACGAG GAAGAAGACACAGAGGCACCAGGTACATCCTCTGGACACAGACTGCGTCAG CACTCTGAGGTGGTGCCAGACCGAGAATCCTGGAAGGAACAGTGTAGGCATCTGGTCAACTACATATTTGATTGTGAAGACTCAGAACCATTCAGACAGCCTGTGGATCCTGAGAACTATCCT GATTATCTTGACATTATTGATACTCCAATGGACTTTGGCACGGTGAAAAGGACCCTGGAGGAAGATCGCTATGACAACCCTATAGAGCTGTGCAAAGACACGCGGTTAATATTTGCCAATGCCAAGGCTTACACGCCCAACAAACGCTCCAAG ATTTACAGCATGACCTTGCGACTCTCTGCCTTCTTCGAGGAGCAGATCAGAACAATCATATCGGAGTACAAAACCGCTGTCAAAAGCAGTGACAGGCTGCGCCGCAGTCAGAGGTTTCGCAAGAAAatgcagcagctggatcagGCGTCGGCCGCAACAAGGTTCATCTTGCCTCGCCTGTG TCAAAAAAAGCCCAGTGTCAAAACTCAGGAAAAATTGGAGTCCATGTCCGTAACGAAATCTACCTCAGCCAAAGTGTCTGTCCCCGAGAGAGCGAGGCGGAGTCGCGGCAGAAGCTCAGGTCGCAGCTCCTCAGAGGACGACTCCGGCTCCAAAGCTGCCTCATCCACACCAG AGTCTGAAAGCGACAACGAGCAGAGTGATTCAGACGAGGAGGAGACGCGTCCAGCTTCTTCAAAGCGTCATCAAAGCAGACACAAAGTCAGAGTTACAAGGAGCAAAGCttccaagaagaagaaaaaa AGCTGCTAA